From the genome of Phaenicophaeus curvirostris isolate KB17595 chromosome 6, BPBGC_Pcur_1.0, whole genome shotgun sequence, one region includes:
- the NT5C3A gene encoding cytosolic 5'-nucleotidase 3A isoform X5, translating into MPEFQKKTVHIKDPGRVEEIICGLIKGGAAKLQIITDFDMTLSRFSYNGKRCPTCHNIIDNSKLITEECRKKLLQLKETYYAIEIDPALTIEEKYPYMVEWYNKSHALLIEQGLQKDKFAEIVRESDVMLKEGYENFFDKLSEHNIPVFIFSAGIGDILEEVIHQAGVYHSNVKVVSNFMDFDENGILKGFKGELIHVYNKHDGALKNTEYFKQLKDNSNIILLGDSQGDLSMADGVANVEHILKIGYLNDKVDELLEKYMDSYDIVLVKDESLEVANSILQKIL; encoded by the exons ATGCCAGAATTTCAGAAGAAGACTGTCCATATTAAGGACCCAGGCAGAGTAGAGGAGATTATTTGTGGCCTCATCAAAGGTGGAGCTGCCAAACTTCAG ATTATTACAGATTTTGATATGACATTAAGTAGATTTTCCTACAATGGAAAAAGATGTCCAACTTGTCATA acATCATTGATAACTCCAAGCTCATCACAGAGGAATGTCGGAAAAAG ttaTTGCAGCTGAAAGAAACCTATTATGCAATTGAAATTGATCCAGCTCTCActattgaagaaaaatatccatATATGGTAGAATG gTACAATAAATCTCATGCGCTACTCATTGAACAAGGCTTACAAAAGGATAAGTTTGCTGAAATTGTGAGGGAATCTGATGTTATGCTGAA AGAAGGATATGAGAACTTCTTTGATAAGCTCAGTGAACATAATATCCCCGTGTTCATATTTTCTGCTGGGATTGGGGACATTCTTGAGGAAGTCATCCACCAGGCTGGGGTCTACCATTCTAATGTCAAAGTGGTTTCCAATTTCATGGATTTTGATGAAAAT ggaATATTAAAAGGATTTAAAGGAGAATTGATTCATGTTTACAACAAACATGACGGTGCCTTGAAGAATACAGAGTACTTCAAGCAACTAAAAGACAACAGTAATATCATCCTGCTGGGTGATTCCCAAGGAGATTTGAGTATGGCAGATGGAGTAGCAAATGTTGAACACATTCTTAAGATCGGCTATCTCAATGATAAA GTAGATGAGCTTTTGGAAAAATACATGGACTCTTACGATATTGTCTTGGTGAAAGATGAATCCCTGGAAGTGGCCAACTCTATCCTACAGAAAATCCTGTAA